Proteins from one Oncorhynchus masou masou isolate Uvic2021 chromosome 12, UVic_Omas_1.1, whole genome shotgun sequence genomic window:
- the LOC135549318 gene encoding trichohyalin-like produces the protein MKKQLLEVDNDKEMIESTMGELRVKEAEMVREKDNMDNRMVRFKEEEDRMHEEIGRKMDILKQESCEIKRLRDEIDSEKDQLNAKLLELEKMREELDREKKEVKDRKDETLKEKDQLEERAGKINKEKEELDISLELMKRQREDLTSLKAEAEAQTEPMEIDWKEKLTRERQQLEDVKEEIQKEKEAFERKKELTMKERDEFDLMKSETQGQLEEIEQNKQDIRVEKEKLDQIKAELERRSEDVNQIMDETRRERGKVEELAIQTQKQREEMVGFMEKSKQTQNELELMNDKIEREKQDIEESRDVLTKEREELEQMRSEIQQQREETESHMEDQRKEKEHLEQMTTDMKKQLLEVDNDKEMIESTMGELRVKEAEMVREKDNMDNRMVRFKEEEDRMREEIGRKMDILKQESCEIKRLRDEIDSEKDQLNAKLLELEKMREELDREKKEVKDRKDETLKEKDQLEERAGKINKEKEELDISLELMKRQREDLTSLKAEAEAQTEPMEIDWKEKLTRERQQLEDVKEEIQKEKEAFERKKELTMKERDEFDLMKSETQGQLEEIEQNKQDIRVEKEKLDQIKAELERRSEDVNQIMDETRRERGKVEELAIQTQKQREEMVGFMEKSKQTQNELELMNDKIEREKQDIEESRDVLTKEREELEQMRSEIQQQREETESHMEDQRKEKEHLEQMTTDMKKQLLEVDNDKEMIESTMGELRVKEAEMVREKDNMDNRMVRFKEEEDRMREEIGRKMDILKQESCEIKRLRDEIDSEKDQLNAKLLELEKMREELDREKKEVKDRKDETLKEKDQLEERAGKINKEKEELDISLELMKRQREDLTSLKAEAEAQTEPMEIDWKEKLTRERQQLEDVKEEIQKEKEAFERKKELTMKERDEFDLMKSETQGQLEEIEQNKQDIRVEKEKLDQIKAELERRSEDVNQIMDETRRERGKVEELAIQTQKQREEMVGFMEKSKQTQNELELMNDKIEREKQDIEESRDVLTKEREELEQMRSEIQQQREETESHMEDQRKEKEHLEQMTTDMKKQLLEVDNDKEMIESTMGELRVKEAEMVREKDNMDNRMVRFKEEEDRMREEIGRKMDILKQESCEIKRLRDEIDSEKDQLNAKLLELEKMREELDREKKEVKDRKDETLKEKDQLEERAGKINKEKEELDISLELMKRQREDLTSLKAEAEAQTEPMEIDWKEKLTRERQQLEDVKEEIQKEKEAFERKKGLTMKERDEFDLMKSETQGQLEEIEQNKQDIRMEKEKLDQIKAELERRSEDVNQIMDETRRERGKVEELAIQTQKQREEMVGFMEKSKQTQNELELMNDKIEREKQDIEESRDVLTKEREELEQMRSEIQQQREETESHMEDQRKEKEHLEQMTTDMKKQLLEVDNDKEMIESTMGELRVKEAEMVREKDNMDNRMVRFKEEEDRMREEIGRKMDILKQESCEIKRLRDEIDSEKDQLNAKLLELEKMREELDREKKEVKDRKDETLKEKDQLEERAGKINKEKEELDISLELMKRQREDLTSLKAEAEAQTEPMEIDWKEKLTRERQQLEDVKEEIQKEKEAFERKKD, from the coding sequence ATGAAAAAGCAGTTGCTAGAGGTGGATAATGACAAGGAAATGATAGAAAGCACAATGGGTGAACTGAGAGTGAAAGAGGCAGAAATGGTGAGAGAAAAAGACAacatggataacaggatggtaaggTTCAAAGAGGAAGAGGATAGAATGCATGAAGAAATCGGAAGGAAGATGGACATCTTAAAGCAGGAAAGTTGTGAAATCAAAAGACTTAGAGATGAAATTGACAGTGAAAAGGACCAGCTGAATGCAAAATTGCTTGAGTTGGAAAAAATGCGTGAAGAACTAGATAGAGAGAAGAAGGAAGTGAAAGACAGGAAGGATGAAACACTGAAAGAGAAAGATCAGTTGGAAGAGAGGGCAGGTAAGATAAATAAGGAGAAAGAGGAATTGGATATCAGTCTTGAACTGATGAAAAGACAAAGGGAAGACTTGACAAGCTTGAAGGCTGAAGCAGAAGCACAGACCGAGCCTATGGAAATAGATTGGAAGGAAAAGCTCACGAGGGAAAGACAACAACTTGAAGATGTAAAGGAGGAGATACAGAAGGAAAAAGAAGCCTTTGAGAGAAAGAAGGAATTGAccatgaaagaaagagatgagttTGATCTGATGAAGTCTGAAACCCAGGGACAATTGGAGGaaatagaacaaaacaaacaagacaTTCGTGTGGAGAAGGAAAAGCTGGATCAGATCAAAGCTGAGTTAGAAAGACGGTCTGAAGACGTAAATCAGATCATGGATGAGACAagacgggagagggggaaggttgaAGAACTGGCTATCCAAACTCAAAAACAAAGAGAAGAAATGGTGGGTTTtatggaaaagagcaaacaaacGCAGAACGAACTGGAACTCATGAATGACAAGATtgaaagagagaaacaagacATCGAAGAAAGTCGAGATGTgctaacaaaggagagagaggagctggaacAAATGAGGAGTGAGAtacagcaacagagagaggagacagaatctCACATGGAAGACcaaaggaaagagaaagaacatTTGGAACAAATGACAACGGACATGAAAAAGCAGTTGCTAGAGGTGGATAATGACAAGGAAATGATAGAAAGCACAATGGGTGAACTGAGAGTGAAAGAGGCAGAAATGGTGAGAGAAAAAGACAacatggataacaggatggtaaggTTCAAAGAGGAAGAGGATAGAATGCGTGAAGAAATCGGAAGGAAGATGGACATCTTAAAGCAGGAAAGTTGTGAAATCAAAAGACTTAGAGATGAAATTGACAGTGAAAAGGACCAGCTGAATGCAAAATTGCTTGAGTTGGAAAAAATGCGTGAAGAACTAGATAGAGAGAAGAAGGAAGTGAAAGACAGGAAGGATGAAACACTGAAAGAGAAAGATCAGTTGGAAGAGAGGGCAGGTAAGATAAATAAGGAGAAAGAGGAATTGGATATCAGTCTTGAACTGATGAAAAGACAAAGGGAAGACTTGACAAGCTTGAAGGCTGAAGCAGAAGCACAGACCGAGCCTATGGAAATAGATTGGAAGGAAAAGCTCACGAGGGAAAGACAACAACTTGAAGATGTAAAGGAGGAGATACAGAAGGAAAAAGAAGCCTTTGAGAGAAAGAAGGAATTGAccatgaaagaaagagatgagttTGATCTGATGAAGTCTGAAACCCAGGGACAATTGGAGGaaatagaacaaaacaaacaagacaTTCGTGTGGAGAAGGAAAAGCTGGATCAGATCAAAGCTGAGTTAGAAAGACGGTCTGAAGACGTAAATCAGATCATGGATGAGACAagacgggagagggggaaggttgaAGAACTGGCTATCCAAACTCAAAAACAAAGAGAAGAAATGGTGGGTTTtatggaaaagagcaaacaaacGCAGAACGAACTGGAACTCATGAATGACAAGATtgaaagagagaaacaagacATTGAAGAAAGTCGAGATGTgctaacaaaggagagagaggagctggaacAAATGAGGAGTGAGAtacagcaacagagagaggagacagaatctCACATGGAAGACcaaaggaaagagaaagaacatTTGGAACAAATGACAACGGACATGAAAAAGCAGTTGCTAGAGGTGGATAATGACAAGGAAATGATAGAAAGCACAATGGGTGAACTGAGAGTGAAAGAGGCAGAAATGGTGAGAGAAAAAGACAacatggataacaggatggtaaggTTCAAAGAGGAAGAGGATAGAATGCGTGAAGAAATCGGAAGGAAGATGGACATCTTAAAGCAGGAAAGTTGTGAAATCAAAAGACTTAGAGATGAAATTGACAGTGAAAAGGACCAGCTGAATGCAAAATTGCTTGAGTTGGAAAAAATGCGTGAAGAACTAGATAGAGAGAAGAAGGAAGTGAAAGACAGGAAGGATGAAACACTGAAAGAGAAAGATCAGTTGGAAGAGAGGGCAGGTAAGATAAATAAGGAGAAAGAGGAATTGGATATCAGTCTTGAACTGATGAAAAGACAAAGGGAAGACTTGACAAGCTTGAAGGCTGAAGCAGAAGCACAGACCGAGCCTATGGAAATAGACTGGAAGGAAAAGCTCACGAGGGAAAGACAACAACTTGAAGATGTAAAGGAGGAGATACAGAAGGAAAAAGAAGCCTTTGAGAGAAAGAAGGAATTGAccatgaaagaaagagatgagttTGATCTGATGAAGTCTGAAACCCAGGGACAATTGGAGGaaatagaacaaaacaaacaagacaTTCGTGTGGAGAAGGAAAAGCTGGATCAGATCAAAGCTGAGTTAGAAAGACGGTCTGAAGACGTAAATCAGATCATGGATGAGACAagacgggagagggggaaggttgaAGAACTGGCTATCCAAACTCAAAAACAAAGAGAAGAAATGGTGGGTTTtatggaaaagagcaaacaaacGCAGAACGAACTGGAACTCATGAATGACAAGATtgaaagagagaaacaagacATCGAAGAAAGTCGAGATGTgctaacaaaggagagagaggagctggaacAAATGAGGAGTGAGAtacagcaacagagagaggagacagaatctCACATGGAAGACcaaaggaaagagaaagaacatTTGGAACAAATGACAACGGACATGAAAAAGCAGTTGCTAGAGGTGGATAATGACAAGGAAATGATAGAAAGCACAATGGGTGAACTGAGAGTGAAAGAGGCAGAAATGGTGAGAGAAAAAGACAacatggataacaggatggtaaggTTCAAAGAGGAAGAGGATAGAATGCGTGAAGAAATCGGAAGGAAGATGGACATCTTAAAGCAGGAAAGTTGTGAAATCAAAAGACTTAGAGATGAAATTGACAGTGAAAAGGACCAGCTGAATGCAAAATTGCTTGAGTTGGAAAAAATGCGTGAAGAACTAGATAGAGAGAAGAAGGAAGTGAAAGACAGGAAGGATGAAACACTGAAAGAGAAAGATCAGTTGGAAGAGAGGGCAGGTAAGATAAATAAGGAGAAAGAGGAATTGGATATCAGTCTTGAACTGATGAAAAGACAAAGGGAAGACTTGACAAGCTTGAAAGCTGAAGCAGAAGCACAGACCGAGCCTATGGAAATAGACTGGAAGGAAAAGCTCACGAGGGAAAGACAACAACTTGAAGATGTAAAGGAGGAGATACAGAAGGAAAAAGAAGCCTTTGAGAGAAAGAAGGGATTGAccatgaaagaaagagatgagttTGATCTGATGAAGTCTGAAACCCAGGGACAATTGGAGGaaatagaacaaaacaaacaagacaTTCGTATGGAGAAGGAAAAGCTGGATCAGATCAAAGCTGAGTTAGAAAGACGGTCTGAAGACGTAAATCAGATCATGGATGAGACAagacgggagagggggaaggttgaAGAACTGGCTATCCAAACTCAAAAACAAAGAGAAGAAATGGTGGGTTTtatggaaaagagcaaacaaacGCAGAACGAACTGGAACTCATGAATGACAAGATtgaaagagagaaacaagacATCGAAGAAAGTCGAGATGTgctaacaaaggagagagaggagctggaacAAATGAGGAGTGAGAtacagcaacagagagaggagacagaatctCACATGGAAGACcaaaggaaagagaaagaacatTTGGAACAAATGACAACGGACATGAAAAAGCAGTTGCTAGAGGTGGATAATGACAAGGAAATGATAGAAAGCACAATGGGTGAACTGAGAGTGAAAGAGGCAGAAATGGTGAGAGAAAAAGACAacatggataacaggatggtaaggTTCAAAGAGGAAGAGGATAGAATGCGTGAAGAAATCGGAAGGAAGATGGACATCTTAAAGCAGGAAAGTTGTGAAATCAAAAGACTTAGAGATGAAATTGACAGTGAAAAGGACCAGCTGAATGCAAAATTGCTTGAGTTGGAAAAAATGCGTGAAGAACTAGATAGAGAGAAGAAGGAAGTGAAAGACAGGAAGGATGAAACACTGAAAGAGAAAGATCAGTTGGAAGAGAGGGCAGGTAAGATAAATAAGGAGAAAGAGGAATTGGATATCAGTCTTGAACTGATGAAAAGACAAAGGGAAGACTTGACAAGCTTGAAGGCTGAAGCAGAAGCACAGACCGAGCCTATGGAAATAGACTGGAAGGAAAAGCTCACGAGGGAAAGACAACAACTTGAAGATGTAAAGGAGGAGATACAGAAGGAAAAAGAAGCCTTTGAGAGAAAGAAGGATTGA
- the LOC135549319 gene encoding trichohyalin-like, translated as MEKSKQTQNELELMNDKIKREKQDIEESRDVLTKEREELEQMRSEIQQQREKTESHMEDQRKEKEHLEQMTTDMKKQLREVDNDKEMIESTMGELRVKEAEMVREKDNMDNRMARFKEEEDRMREEIGRKMDILKQESCEIKRLRDEIDSEKDQLNAKLLELEKMCEELDREKKEVKDRKDETLKEKDQLEERRGEISKEKEELDISLELMKRQREDLTSLKAEAEAQTEPMEIDWKEKLTRERQQLEDVKEEIQKEKEAFERKKGLTMKERDEFDLMKSETQGQLEEIEQNKQDIRGEKEKLDQIKAELERRSEDVNQIMDETRRERGKVEELAIQTQKQREEIVGFMEKSKQTQNELELMNDKIKREKQDIEESRDVLTKEREELEQMRSEIQQQREKTESHMEDQRKEKEHLEQMTTDMKKQLREVDNDKEMIESTMGELRVKEAEMVREKDNMDNRMARFKEEEDRMREEIGRKMDILKQESCEIKRLRDEIDSEKDQLNAKLLELEKMCEELDREKKEVKDRKDETLKEKDQLEERRGEISKEKEELDISLELMKRQREDLTSLKAEAEAQTEPMEIDWKEKLTRERQQLEDVKEEIQKEKEAFERKKGLTMKERDEFDLMKSETQGQLEEIEQNKQDIRGEKEKLDQIKAELERRSEDVNQIMDETRRERGRLKNWLSKLKNKEKKLWVLWKRANKRRTNWNS; from the coding sequence atggaaaagagcaaacaaacGCAGAACGAACTGGAACTCATGAATGACAAGATTAAAAGAGAGAAACAAGACATCGAAGAAAGTCGGGATGTgctaacaaaggagagagaggagctggaacAAATGAGGAGTGAGatacagcaacagagagagaagacagaatcTCACATGGAAGACcaaaggaaagagaaagaacatTTGGAACAAATGACGACGGACATGAAAAAACAGTTGCGAGAGGTGGATAATGACAAGGAAATGATAGAAAGCACAATGGGTGAACTGAGAGTGAAAGAGGCAGAAATGGTGAGAGAAAAAGACAACATGGATAACAGGATGGCAAGGTTCAAAGAGGAAGAGGATAGAATGCGGGAAGAAATAGGAAGGAAGATGGATATCTTAAAGCAGGAAAGCTGTGAAATCAAAAGACTTAGAGATGAAATTGACAGTGAAAAGGACCAGCTGAATGCAAAATTGCTTGAGTTGGAAAAAATGTGTGAAGAACTAGATAGAGAGAAGAAGGAAGTGAAAGACAGGAAGGATGAAACACTGAAAGAGAAAGATCAGTTGGAAGAGAGGCGAGGTGAGATAAGTAAGGAGAAAGAGGAATTGGATATCAGTCTTGAACTGATGAAAAGACAAAGGGAAGACTTGACGAGCTTGAAGGCTGAAGCAGAAGCACAGACCGAGCCTATGGAAATAGACTGGAAGGAAAAGCTCACGAGGGAAAGACAACAACTTGAAGATGTAAAGGAGGAGATACAGAAGGAAAAAGAAGCCTTTGAGAGAAAGAAGGGATTGAccatgaaagaaagagatgagttTGATCTGATGAAGTCTGAAACCCAGGGACAATTGGAGGaaatagaacaaaacaaacaagacaTTCGTGGGGAGAAGGAAAAGCTAGATCAGATCAAAGCTGAGTTAGAAAGACGGTCTGAAGACGTAAATCAGATCATGGATGAGACAagacgggagagggggaaggttgaAGAACTGGCTATCCAAACTCAAAAACAAAGAGAAGAAATTGTGGGTTTtatggaaaagagcaaacaaacGCAGAACGAACTGGAACTCATGAATGACAAGATTAAAAGAGAGAAACAAGACATCGAAGAAAGTCGGGATGTgctaacaaaggagagagaggagctggaacAAATGAGGAGTGAGatacagcaacagagagagaagacagaatcTCACATGGAAGACcaaaggaaagagaaagaacatTTGGAACAAATGACGACGGACATGAAAAAACAGTTGCGAGAGGTGGATAATGACAAGGAAATGATAGAAAGCACAATGGGTGAACTGAGAGTGAAAGAGGCAGAAATGGTGAGAGAAAAAGACAACATGGATAACAGGATGGCAAGGTTCAAAGAGGAAGAGGATAGAATGCGGGAAGAAATAGGAAGGAAGATGGATATCTTAAAGCAGGAAAGCTGTGAAATCAAAAGACTTAGAGATGAAATTGACAGTGAAAAGGACCAGCTGAATGCAAAATTGCTTGAGTTGGAAAAAATGTGTGAAGAACTAGATAGAGAGAAGAAGGAAGTGAAAGACAGGAAGGATGAAACACTGAAAGAGAAAGATCAGTTGGAAGAGAGGCGAGGTGAGATAAGTAAGGAGAAAGAGGAATTGGATATCAGTCTTGAACTGATGAAAAGACAAAGGGAAGACTTGACGAGCTTGAAGGCTGAAGCAGAAGCACAGACCGAGCCTATGGAAATAGACTGGAAGGAAAAGCTCACGAGGGAAAGACAACAACTTGAAGATGTAAAGGAGGAGATACAGAAGGAAAAAGAAGCCTTTGAGAGAAAGAAGGGATTGAccatgaaagaaagagatgagttTGATCTGATGAAGTCTGAAACCCAGGGACAATTGGAGGaaatagaacaaaacaaacaagacaTTCGTGGGGAGAAGGAAAAGCTAGATCAGATCAAAGCTGAGTTAGAAAGACGGTCTGAAGACGTAAATCAGATCATGGATGAGACAAGACGGGAGAGGGGAAGGTTGAAGAACTGGCTATCCAAACTCAAAAACAAAGAGAAGAAATTGTGGGTTTtatggaaaagagcaaacaaacGCAGAACGAACTGGAACTCATGA
- the LOC135549320 gene encoding trichohyalin-like has product MGELRVKEAEMVREKDNMDNRMARFKEEEDRMREEIGRKMDILKQESCEIKRLRDEIDSEKDQLNAKLLELEKMCEELDREKKEVKDRKDETLKEKDQLEERRGEISKEKEELDISLELMKRQREDLTSLKAEAEAQTEPMEIDWKEKLTRERQQLENVKEVIQKEKEAFERKKGLTMKERDEFDLMKSETQGQLEEIEQNKQDIRVEKEKLDQIKAELERRSEDVNQIMDETRRERGKVEELAIQTQKEREEIVGFMEKNKQKQNELELMNDKIKREKQDIEESRDVLTKEREELEQMRSEIQQQREETESHMEDQRKEKEHLEQMTTDMKKQLLEVDNDKEMIESTMGELRVKEAEMVREKDNMDNKMARFKEEEDGMREEIGRKMDILKQESCEIKRLRDEIDSEKDQLNAKLLELEKMREELDREKKEVKDRKDETVKGKDQLEERRGKISKEKEELDISLELMKRQREDLTSLKAEAEAQTEPMEIDWKEKLTRERQQLEDVKEEIQKEKEAFERKRGLTMKERDEFDLMKSETQGQLEEIEQNKQDIRGEKEKLDQIKAELERRSEDVNQIMDETRRERGKVEELAIQTQKQREEIVGFMEKSKQKQNELELMNDKIKREKQDIEESRDVLTKEREELEQMRSEIQQQREETESHMEDQMKEKEHLEQMTTDMKKQLLEVDNDKEMIESSMGELRVKEAEMVREKDNMDNRMARFKEEEDRMREEIGRKMDILKQESCEIKRLRDEIDSEKDQLNAKLLELEKMREELDREKKEVKDRKDETLKEKDQLEERRGEISKEKEELDISLELMKRQREDLTSLKAEAEAQTEPMEIDWKEKLTRERQQLEDVKEEIQKEKEAFERKKGLTMKERDEFDLMKSETQGQLEEIEQNKQDIRGEKEKLDQIKAELERRSEDVNQIMDETRRERGKVEELAIQTQKQREEIVGFMEKSKQTQNELELMNDKIKREKQDIEESRDVLTKEREELEQMRSEIQQQREKTESHMEDQRKEKEHLEQMTTDMKKQLREVDNDKEMIESTMGELRVKEAEMVREKDNMDNKIARLKEEENGMREEIGRKMDILKQESCEIKRLRDEIDSEKDQLNAKLLELEKMREELDREKKEVKDRKDETLKEKDQLEERRGKISKEKEELDISLELMKRQREDLTSLKAEAEAQTEPMEIDWKEKLTRERQQLEDVKEEIQKEKEAFERKKGLTMKERDEFDLMKSETQGQLEEIEQNKQDIRVEKEKLDQIKAELERRSEDVNQIMDETRRERGKVEELAIQTQKQREEMVGFMEKNKQKQNELELMNDKIEREKQDIEESRDVLTKERGAGTNEE; this is encoded by the coding sequence ATGGGTGAACTGAGAGTGAAAGAGGCAGAAATGGTGAGAGAAAAAGACAACATGGATAACAGGATGGCAAGGTTCAAAGAGGAAGAGGATAGAATGCGGGAAGAAATAGGAAGGAAGATGGATATCTTAAAGCAGGAAAGCTGTGAAATCAAAAGACTTAGAGATGAAATTGACAGTGAAAAGGACCAGCTGAATGCAAAATTGCTTGAGTTGGAAAAAATGTGTGAAGAACTAGATAGAGAGAAGAAGGAAGTGAAAGACAGGAAGGATGAAACACTGAAAGAGAAAGATCAGTTGGAAGAGAGGCGAGGTGAGATAAGTAAGGAGAAAGAGGAATTGGATATCAGTCTTGAACTGATGAAAAGACAAAGGGAAGACTTGACAAGCTTGAAGGCTGAAGCAGAAGCACAGACCGAGCCTATGGAAATAGACTGGAAGGAAAAGCTCACGAGGGAAAGACAACAACTTGAAAATGTAAAGGAGGTGATACAGAAGGAAAAAGAAGCCTTTGAGAGAAAGAAGGGATTGAccatgaaagaaagagatgagttTGATCTGATGAAGTCTGAAACCCAGGGACAATTGGAGGaaatagaacaaaacaaacaagacaTTCGTGTGGAGAAGGAAAAGCTGGATCAGATCAAAGCTGAGTTAGAAAGACGGTCTGAAGATGTAAATCAGATCATGGATGAGACAagacgggagagggggaaggttgaAGAACTGGCTATCCAAACTCAAAAAGAAAGAGAAGAAATTGTGGGTTTTATGGAAAAGAACAAACAAAAGCAGAACGAACTGGAACTCATGAATGACAAGATTAAAAGAGAGAAACAAGACATCGAAGAAAGTCGGGATGTgctaacaaaggagagagaggagctggaacAAATGAGGAGTGAGAtacagcaacagagagaggagacagaatctCACATGGAAGACcaaaggaaagagaaagaacatTTGGAACAAATGACGACGGACATGAAAAAACAGTTGCTAGAGGTGGATAATGACAAGGAAATGATAGAAAGCACAATGGGTGAACTGAGAGTGAAAGAGGCAGAAATGGTGAGAGAAAAAGACAACATGGATAACAAGATGGCAAGGTtcaaagaggaagaggatggaaTGCGGGAAGAAATAGGAAGGAAGATGGACATCTTAAAGCAGGAAAGTTGTGAAATCAAAAGACTTAGAGATGAAATTGACAGTGAAAAGGACCAGCTGAATGCAAAATTGCTTGAGTTGGAAAAAATGCGTGAAGAACTAGATAGAGAGAAGAAGGAAGTGAAAGACAGGAAGGATGAAACAGTGAAAGGGAAAGATCAGTTGGAAGAGAGGCGAGGTAAGATAAGTAAGGAGAAAGAGGAATTGGATATCAGTCTTGAACTGATGAAAAGACAAAGGGAAGACTTGACGAGCTTGAAGGCTGAAGCAGAAGCACAGACCGAGCCTATGGAAATAGACTGGAAGGAAAAGCTCACGAGGGAAAGACAACAACTTGAAGATGTAAAGGAGGAGATACAGAAGGAAAAAGAAGCCTTTGAGAGAAAGAGGGGATTGAccatgaaagaaagagatgagttTGATCTGATGAAGTCTGAAACCCAGGGACAATTGGAGGaaatagaacaaaacaaacaagacaTTCGTGGGGAGAAGGAAAAGCTAGATCAGATCAAAGCTGAGTTAGAAAGACGGTCTGAAGACGTAAATCAGATCATGGATGAGACAagacgggagagggggaaggttgaAGAACTGGCTATCCAAACTCAAAAACAAAGAGAAGAAATTGTGGGTTTtatggaaaagagcaaacaaaaGCAGAACGAACTGGAACTCATGAATGACAAGATTAAAAGAGAGAAACAAGACATCGAAGAAAGTCGGGATGTgctaacaaaggagagagaggagctggaacAAATGAGGAGTGAGAtacagcaacagagagaggagacagaatctCACATGGAAGACCAAATGAAAGAGAAAGAACATTTGGAACAAATGACGACGGACATGAAAAAACAGTTGCTAGAGGTGGATAATGACAAGGAAATGATAGAAAGCTCAATGGGTGAACTGAGAGTGAAAGAGGCAGAAATGGTGAGAGAAAAAGACAACATGGATAACAGGATGGCAAGGTTCAAAGAGGAAGAGGATAGAATGCGGGAAGAAATAGGAAGGAAGATGGATATCTTAAAGCAGGAAAGCTGTGAAATCAAAAGACTTAGAGATGAAATTGACAGTGAAAAGGACCAGCTGAATGCAAAATTGCTTGAGTTGGAAAAAATGCGTGAAGAACTAGATAGAGAGAAGAAGGAAGTGAAAGACAGGAAGGATGAAACACTGAAAGAGAAAGATCAGTTGGAAGAGAGGCGAGGTGAGATAAGTAAGGAGAAAGAGGAATTGGATATCAGTCTTGAACTGATGAAAAGACAAAGGGAAGACTTGACAAGCTTGAAGGCTGAAGCAGAAGCACAGACCGAGCCTATGGAAATAGACTGGAAGGAAAAGCTCACGAGGGAAAGACAACAACTTGAAGATGTAAAGGAGGAGATACAGAAGGAAAAAGAAGCCTTTGAGAGAAAGAAGGGATTGAccatgaaagaaagagatgagttTGATCTGATGAAGTCTGAAACCCAGGGACAATTGGAGGaaatagaacaaaacaaacaagacaTTCGTGGGGAGAAGGAAAAGCTAGATCAGATCAAAGCTGAGTTAGAAAGACGGTCTGAAGACGTAAATCAGATCATGGATGAGACAagacgggagagggggaaggttgaAGAACTGGCTATCCAAACTCAAAAACAAAGAGAAGAAATTGTGGGTTTtatggaaaagagcaaacaaacGCAGAACGAACTGGAACTCATGAATGACAAGATTAAAAGAGAGAAACAAGACATCGAAGAAAGTCGGGATGTgctaacaaaggagagagaggagctggaacAAATGAGGAGTGAGatacagcaacagagagagaagacagaatcTCACATGGAAGACcaaaggaaagagaaagaacatTTGGAACAAATGACGACGGACATGAAAAAACAGTTGCGAGAGGTGGATAATGACAAGGAAATGATAGAAAGCACAATGGGTGAACTGAGAGTGAAAGAGGCAGAAATGGTGAGAGAAAAAGACAACATGGATAACAAGATAGCTCGGCTCAAAGAGGAAGAGAATGGAATGCGGGAAGAAATAGGAAGGAAGATGGACATCTTAAAGCAGGAAAGTTGTGAAATCAAAAGACTTAGAGATGAAATTGACAGTGAAAAGGACCAGCTGAATGCAAAATTGCTTGAGTTGGAAAAAATGCGTGAAGAACTAGATAGAGAGAAGAAGGAAGTGAAAGACAGGAAGGATGAAACACTGAAAGAGAAAGATCAGTTGGAAGAGAGGCGAGGTAAGATAAGTAAGGAGAAAGAGGAATTGGATATCAGTCTTGAACTGATGAAAAGACAAAGGGAAGACTTGACAAGCTTGAAGGCTGAAGCAGAAGCACAGACCGAGCCTATGGAAATAGACTGGAAGGAAAAGCTCACGAGGGAAAGACAACAACTTGAAGATGTAAAGGAGGAGATACAGAAGGAAAAAGAAGCCTTTGAGAGAAAGAAGGGATTGAccatgaaagaaagagatgagttTGATCTGATGAAGTCTGAAACCCAGGGACAATTGGAGGaaatagaacaaaacaaacaagacaTTCGTGTGGAGAAGGAAAAGCTGGATCAGATCAAAGCTGAGTTAGAAAGACGGTCTGAAGACGTAAATCAGATCATGGATGAGACAagacgggagagggggaaggttgaAGAACTGGCTATCCAAACTCAAAAACAAAGAGAAGAAATGGTGGGTTTTATGGAAAAGAACAAACAAAAGCAGAACGAACTGGAACTCATGAATGACAAGATtgaaagagagaaacaagacATCGAAGAAAGTCGGGATGTGCTAACAAAGGAGAGAGGAGCTGGAACAAATGAGGAGTGA